Part of the Primulina huaijiensis isolate GDHJ02 chromosome 15, ASM1229523v2, whole genome shotgun sequence genome is shown below.
CATTAGCCAAATCAATTATTCGTCAATTACCTGATCACGATCCTCAAATAAAAAGGCCAGGTTAATTACCTCGTCAAGATCCTCAAAGGTGTCCTCTCCAATTTTCAATGTTTTCCCTATTCGAAGCAAGCTTGTGATGTCCTTATGTTCCTTTCCACCTTCAACTATGTCCTTGTTTGCATAAACCCCATCATAGATTTTCAATGTTAAAGTCAAATGTGTAGGACCATGAGCGTTTGGACAGATAACACTTTCACCAGGATCTTTGTCTGAAAGAAACTGgccaaaattggaaaaataaaggATAAACACGCAAAAAAAGAAGCTAAATTTATCAAAACAAGCACAGTCAAGGAAATTATTGTCCCAAATTTCAAATTGTTTGGAAAAAAGGAGGAAAGCCTGTAGACAGCTAGAGACTTTTTATGAAAAGTCATTGTACACCTTTACTGTAAAGCAGAAATATGAATCATTCTTAATCTATTGTGCTTGAAAATATCTTGTAAGTCCCACATAGTGGTTGTAAACAAAATCACATGGCATTCGACAAAAAATGTGTACCATCTACAAAGAATCTGATGTATACACATGGATACATACATACAGTTTAAAGATTGCACGATCATGTTATGGCGTCTAAGTCAATGCAATACATGACAGGAGCACTGACCATCTACAAACAAATGTTAACTTGCGTAAACTAAGAAGTGTAATAGATGCTTCCACAATTTGAATTGCACTCACATTATTTTCTTAGCAGCATCCACAACGGAAAATCATAAGATAAATCACATTATTAATGAAGTGGACGGTTCATTGAAGCTTTACATATCAGCAATTGAAATGCAACAGAGGCACAAATAATATATCATGATGAGCTACTTGGAAATTGATAACACACCTCTACTGCCTCATCAGAAGTGATATTTTGGAATCGAGGGTGGACAATTATTCTTGGCTTCAAATGTTTCTTCGCAAGCTCCTTTTCTTTATGAGCTTTTTCCTGCTCGGTGTGTGTGGCGCTGCGTTCTTCGTGATAGTAAGGATCCATACTTCGATGGTTCTGCAAGCGGTTATTCCTCATTTCATTTTCTCTACAAGTTAAGAACACCTGATAACGATTCTTTtgaattgatttgattttgCATGTTATAATATCACCTTCATGGAGTTTATCAGATAATTCATTAATATCACGCCAGTCATCAGCGCAATCTTCCTTGGTGAGCATGCCAGTCAATCCAGATTCAAGGACACAAATAGCTCTTTGAGGTTGAATCCTTCGCACTGTTGCTTGTACGATCCTTCCTTCTGATAAAGTTTCTTCAGTTTCTCCTGAGATCATGTAAAATTCATCATCCTGACTTGGTTCCACATATGGTCTGCGACGATCTTGGAAtccttcaattaactccaatcTTATATCATTGAGGGTTTCTTTTCTGTTCAAACGGTTTTTCTGATCAGCATATTCATGAACATCAACAGCCCTCAATAACTGAGGCTTTTCCCTGACATGTTCAATGGCCATTTCCAgcatatcatcatcatcattgaCATCATCATTGACATCCTCCCGGTAAATATCTTTGGCCAGTTCTTGAGCAAGGCCATAAAACTCTGGATGAATTCTTGTATCATCtaacaaatcaataaattgaGTACTACTAGAAGTCAATCCGCTACGACGGACTCGAAGGAAACCAACTGCATTAATGAAAACCTTTTTACCAAGACCATGATGTGTCAACAGGTCTTTCCTAGTGAAAATGGCTCCAGCTCTTACTAAAGACCTTTGGAGAGAAGCTGCTTTTCTGGGTCCAAGCCCAGAAATAAACTGCAGAGGAGCAAACAACCATTCGTGACTGGAAGCCAAGTTAATGTCAAGACCAACTTGGTTAGTTATATCCACCATAACTTGTTCAACCTTCCCATACTTCTCATCAGGGGTCAGAAAATTTTCCAAGGGATGCAGTTTCCAAGATAATATCTCCCTACCTGGCCCACATAATGTTGCAACCATGGCTAATGGATTCTGAAGACAGCGTCCCAGAGCCACAGAACGTCTGATTATACCCGAAGAATGGAagaaatcataactatttctaCAACTCCTACACATCTTACAATTTTCCTCGATATAAATGTCAGAAACATGGGTAGCCACAACATGCCCATAACCTTTAAGGATAATAGGATCTTTCTCAACCTTAACATATGAAAATatctacaaaagaaaaatagaaaaaggtTATTACCTTCCTGGGAGGGAAGCTGATCCACAGATATGCGGGAATTTTCATACAAGTGCGGAAGAGATTCATCACCATAGAAAATATTCAGATTATCCATATCGTGACCAACATCTCTTGGATTATCCTCCACCATTTTGAATATAATCTGATCATAAAAGCGGCACAACGATAAAGAATAAGCTCAACATACGAATGGTTAATTCAAGGAGGTGCATaactttttcaaatatattaaacaGAAGACAAACATAAGAAATGGTTTGAAAATGTTACCTCATAAATATCTTCCTTCAGCCGAGTACAAGACAAATTAGCTGCCCCTAGAGCGACAACATGTGGCTGGTGGTCCATCATAAATTTCTGCACACGCTGTTGATCATTTCTCTTATGTTGCTGAGCATTAACATTCTGATTGCTAAGGCTGAGTGATGGAGCATTCAGCACATCTAAAATCTCTCCAGCTGCATCCAGCATCACAAAAGTCGTAGCTGGCTTACCAGGGCCCCAGCAGCAAGCCATAACCCTGGGTGCTGCTTCTTCATCTGTATTGACATCATTTTCTTTTTGCTGAAATGGTGCCACGGATACTTTGTCCCACAACAGCTTTCCAAATTGCCATAGCAACCAGGTTTTTGCTCTCGTAGTCAGAAATGATCTAGCTTCTTTTTCCATTGAAGGTAGAAGAAAATTGTAAAACGCGTCATGAAGAATTAATTTTCTCTGCTCATTCCATAATTGAGCGGATCTGCTAACTCCATCACTTAGATAATAATCGTTTGAGTCGCTTATCAATTTATCGAGAACTACTTCTGGTAGCTTGATGGTTACTTGAAGGAGCTTCTCCTCTTCAGCCTTCTGAACTAAAAGCCAAGTTGCATCCTCGAATCTAGTAAGTGGCTTGTCTCGTAACCACTTCACTCCAGCAAACTGGTGAAAAGAATCAATAGCCACGTTCCCATCGGATGTAGGACTGGTTGACACTAGAGCATTTTCCATAAAGATGCTACGGACATGCCTCCGGACACATGGTTCACAGCTAATCTCCACAGCTGCCTGGAGAGTAATGCAAGATGGCAAACTTTAATAAGACCTATGAAAATCACTGAAGGTGCATTTACgattcaaaataaagaaaatctgCATACCATGTGCCTTGCACCTTTGAGAACAGCTTGAGACGTTTCAAACATAGCACACGTAAAATTAGAGGCCATTTCTTCGGGTGTTTCCTTTGCATCTTCCAATTCATCCATTCTCTTCAAAGattttaaccaaaaaaaacCACTAAATACTGCAGCTAAAAACCAGGGAAAccagaaaaaaacaaacaaacaaaactaCCATTTTCTCCAGAGAAATCTGCAATCCAAACTGCTCAGAACTGTAACCAAACTTATTTGCAACCTCCCATAAGCCAGCTTTACTGCAAATGCTGTACTGCGACCTCCTCTTTGGTCTTTTAAACTGCCCTTCATCAAGGACAACTTCGCCAGGGGGGAAGTGCAAATTAAATTTAGAGTCGACGTCATCCAATTCTCTTTCTGAATCAGCAGCTTTGAGTGACTTGGAAACTGATTCAAAGAGTTGTTGGTTTAAAGTAAGCCGTGTCTCATCATATACTCTTCGTAACTCTTCCTCAAATCGCTTCTTGTAGTATAACTGTAGTGCACTCTTTCTTTTCTGAAGAAGAAGCCACTTCTTATCCAAGTCATGGATTGTCCAAAGCACCTGCAACACACCACTGTTTGAATATCTTTCTGAACCTTCCCAAGTAACCCCTCCACACAAGACTGAATGTACTTTGTAAAAGTAAATACATCTTTTCAGAAGTAAACCCTCTCTTGCAATTATACAATTGTTTCTTAACGGTAAAATATATAAAGGGGGCTTTCTTACCATGCTAGTTTTTCTCAATAACTAGACATATTGAACATGTTAGAAAACCTTCAGTTCATAAAACACTCAAGTATCATTCGACAATTTATATGAGTGTAACAGATATTTCAACATAGTCACAAATTAGACAGATTGTGAGTACTACCCTTGTGCCATTTTAGTGTCGCTCTCCAGTTAGGGTCATTTTGAATGTCAGCTTCAGGCTCATCTGGTTCTTGTAATAGGCTGAAAATCTCCTCTTTCCGGTACATAGCAATGAATGGTATCTAATCACATTGatgaacaattaaataaactctaGAAAATCATATTAACTCTTAATATAGTCTCATGCTAAAGCACAGATAATCTTATGCTTCAAACTAGGAAGAatataatgaaatattaaaatacaaaaataaagtgAATTTGAACCATGATAAGTTGATCACAACTGCGAACAGTTGATACATTATTCTGATATAAACAAACACACCAAAAACAAAGAAAGCCTCTCTATTTGAAGCAAAAAGaccaatttataaaaattacataCATCTAACTTCTGACCATGCATTAATTCCAAAAATCTTGCAATATGGCTCTTGACTTCATTTAAATCTTCAGCTGCAGAACCTCTCTTGTTCATGAAAGGCACTACACCACCCACAAGCTGATTAAATATCCACTCTCTCTCCAACTCAACGCTAAGTTCGTCTATTGCAGGTTGACCAGTACTTTCCTCAGATATCTACAAAGAATAATAGAAGCTTTACCAAAAACAGAAGCCTCATAATGGGAAAGAAAGGACAGATATTCTTAAAGACACTAAACAAACCTGCGTTCTTTCAGGAATGTCTATTTCCCTGATTCGATCATCCTTTTCAGTCATATACTTGTCAGAAAGTACACTGGGATCGAATTGATCTTCAAGGCTTCTTTCACCGGTTTCACCATATGTGTCTCTCACTTCCAATTTGCGTATCCTCAGAAGGTCTTCAACATCTCCAAATATTTCATGTGCTTCCTGGAGTGCATATGATGATATACCAGGTCGTTGCTTGCTCTTTTTGGGCTTCTTCCCCCTGCATTAAGATAAGAAGATATATGCTCACAATAAACAGAGTGTACAGCCAGATTACACAAAATTTAGGAAAATAAAACGTACCTCACAGGAGCTCCGTGTTCAtcaacttcttcttcatcaacaATAAAATCAGCCATTTCATCTTCTTCACCCATGTCTACATCCTCCTCTTCTTCTGCCTGCTCATCCTCCTCGGCAATATCCTCAAGGGGTTGTCCTAGaatatttgagaaaaaataagCAATGAGAAGATGCTAATTTTCTGCAGAAGAGAGACCATGGTTCAGGCGAGATTTACCATTATCATCACCAAACAAGCTACGTTTGAGCTTCTCCTCAGCTGTACGCCCTCCCATTCCATTTCCATCAAACTCCTCTTCATCAGAAAACCCAGACGAACCTTCTTCCACATCTCTCCGAGCCTTTTTCAATCGTTTGAACTTCTTGTTCTCCTAATCATGTAAAAACAAGTTCCACCATTAATGACTGATTctataagataaatatatagaAATCAAACTTGGACTTCTTAAGGCAAAATTAATTTGCTCCCAATCCGTGAAAGGCATCAGGCATCAAACCAGGTAAGAATTCAAACTTACAAGTTTTGGGCGAGGAACGGAGATGTTGCTCTCCTGAAGAAGTTCATAATCATCTTCATCAAGCACGTAGTTCCTCTCAGAGTCCCTATGAAAGAACTTTTTATCAAGacagaaatcatattttcatcctTGGACAACAGAGAAGCAGAGTGAATATTGTAATCGTAAAGAAAAGTATCCAGGTGAgtgatgaaataaataaataaccttttcttccttttcttcttcttttgccTCTCCTTGTCACTATCAGCTCTTTCTTCTTCCTCCCCCTCTTCTTCCTCAACATCATCCACTATGAACCCATCTTTCTCATATTCATCCTGTCCTTCTGTATCAAAACACCAACAAATTTCATTGTGTTTTGATAAGTTATAAAAGAAAGGGAGAAAGATATCTATCAGACATCTCCGGAGAGAATTCTTTCATGACGTACATATTCTAAAACAATCAAATTCAtgctataaatatgattattccTTTTCTTCATATTAAAAATTCTGGTTCTTAAGAAATGATAAAACAAATTATATTCACAAAATAACAGCATGGTGTGATGAGATTCTAGTCTGAGCAACACCATGACTAAACTACAACTATGAGACAATGGAAAAGCATAAACCCACAAATCATGCAAAATTATGCATAGATGCAATCAAAGCAATACACCACAAATAACCAATTTTTCAAATGAACGAACAGTTGCCAATTACCATACTTTAACCGAAGAAAGTAGCACCTTCGAAAAAATACCACGCCTAGATAAATAAAACTTCTCGTAAACCATTGGGGTGGGGTAATTTCAGCCAACAAAAAAAACAACTGGAACTTTTTGAAATCCTAACTCAATTGAacgatttaaaaagaaaaaattatttgatattttttactaAAACATAATAATGTAAATACTTATACAAATTATTGAACTAAAACTGGAaactttaaaatacaaaaacgATCAAACAATGAAAATGTACAATTAACTCtaaataattagaaaaattCACATATGAAAGATTACGAAGACGAGGTACGACACGCACCATCGTCTTCGTCATCCTCATCGTATTCACCGTCACGGGCTCGGTCTCCAAAAGGCCCTTCATCAACTTCTTCTTCCTCAACTCCAATCTCATCTTCAGGAATAAAAAATTCGAacgaaaaaaagaagaaagatcaAATCTTTATTCTTATATAAAGTATTTTAGCAGAAATTGAAGGTAATTCCCGGTGAAGAGAGTGTACCTTCATCGTCGGAGATGAATGTGTTCCCGGCCATCCCAATTAAGTTCCTGTGTATAGCTAAAAGAAAACCCTAGAAAGAtatgtaataatataatatactaTAATTGTAGATATAACTCCAGTTTTCACGCACTTTAAAGTTTCAAGTAGCGTTTTCGGTGTTTCTGTCTGTGTGCATTGCGTGGCGAAACTTTTCAAGGAAATGttctaaatatgttttaaaaaaattttaaaaaaaaagtggataataattttaaattgtgATTGGATGTATAACatgttatttaataaataacaaGATACCAAGGTCAAAATCCATCCAGCACACCTAAACTCACTTTTATATCCAAGATACATTACGAGCTCTCTcattatcatattttatcattttgttatttGTTGACTTGAGTATCGAAATATATACGTCAGACTCTCGGTGTTTATAACGTTTTTTCGTGACTTAAGTGACAACCAacaagtttattttttaatattttatcagACGCGAGATTGTGTATGATACCATTTGCAAGCTCGTGTATGATATCATCGCTTACGAGGCTACGAGAATCCACATACGAAGTTAAAGTCTACCAATCTACGCTGGCGAAGTTTCGATTTGTGAAGTTAAAGTCTATTGGTCTACGCTTACGAAATTCCAACTTGCGGGTCTACTTTTACAAAATTCCGACCTACAAAATTACAGCCTACGAATCATACACTCACAAACCGATTGTATTTCGTACTATGATTTACATAGTTGGATTAGTTGTATTTTTTACTAAATCAAACCGTTTTCCATATAGTTGGATTAGTTGTATTTTTTAATACATCAAATCGTTTTccatatatgttaatatgaggGACaagtaaattataataatactaTAAAACACAGACATGTAATTGTGCTTACAAAGATTGTACTTGTATTTATTATAGAATAGAAAGTATATAATTATGAGCatgttaaattcaaaatttaatattccaTGGTATTATTAATGTAACATTACCATTGTAATATAATAATTCGATAAATAAAAAGCCGATAAATGAATGGATAGTCCGCCGTGGGGTTAGCAGCTAAAGAAGATGGATTGCAAGAAAAATGAAGACGGTCGTGAAGAGAACACTCGATCATTTCAAACAGAAACTTTTTATGCAATACGTTCTTAAATTTCAGCTGATTTCATTTTCTCTTTAGTAGCTTTTATATGACCTCATAGTGTTTAGAAACGGTCTTTTAGctctattaattaattttcagtcgtaataagttttgaatttcGTTTGAAAGATCATAATTAAGTTTTATTTCATTTGCCAATCTTTACTATCGTTTTGTAACTAATGATTGAcaatcatatataaaaattttatacacaattatataataataataataataataacagaaAGGATTTTTTTCCTTCCTATTTTAAGGCCATCATACAACGTCGGGTTAATGGTGGCATGTAGGAGCGAGAAAAATGCGGGGAGAGAAATTTAAAACGGGAAGAACCCACTGGTTAATGTTTTTTCGACGCAAAAAGGcatttcatattttcttaaGAGTATTTCGGTGACGGGATTAATCGCTCTGCCGTTGCCGTTTCGTCTCCCTGAATGCCTCACCAGTGTTCAGGGTTCGTTGTCCAGATATTTTTTTCGttattgttgtttattttgttcattttttctCCTCAATTGGTGATGAGAATGTGTTTGGAAGCTGTTTGTCTGTAATCATtgcatttgtttgtttgtttgtttgtttttttttttttttttttttttttttttttttttggatgatTCTATGGGCATCACCATGGTATAGTATATTTATTTGTTCACAAAATATTGAAGCTACGTCCATTTTCAatctttatcattttttttcatgatttctatgtttttattattttcgttacATTGATTATGCAAAACGAGGATATTCATTTAAGAATGACGGCAAATGACCATATTGGTATTCCTGTGCAGTCCATTTTGGCGACCTTTAAGCGGAGGAGCGAGGGAATAATATGATGGTATGTGTGATGTATCTCAACATTTTCTTACAGTTTTTTGCGCATTTTGTGTATCTGAGTTTTGATTCCTGTGTGTAGAATCCAGTTACATCCTGGATTTtaaacatattgattgatgtttTGCAGGTGTCCGGAGATTAGCACCTTAGTTCGAGTTGTTgatttttgctgtcttttttgTGCGAATTTCAAGTAAGACATCCTTAAGTTCCTGCAAACCAGAATCTTTGGTTTAACACTTAGGGAATTGATTTTTCTTCCATATGATACCAGAATTTTGATTTgtgtttgtgtttgaaatacCTACTGTTAGTCATTGAATGAATGACTCGCAAATTGGCTCTGGCTAAGGTCAATTAAATAGAAAGAAACATTGATTCTCCCAACGATAGCAATTGAGGATATTCAATCCAATTTTCCATCAAGGCTTGGGATCGGCGACTGAGAACTGGTAGCAAAATGATTCTAACAAACTGAatagaaatttatatgaaacaGCAGTATTATAAGTTTATTGAACTCGTCGATGAATCTTGAAATCTTAAATTTTGCTTTTTGTTTTTACAGGCATGTGATGTCTAATCTCCCAGAGAAGGCAAACCCTCTAGAAATCCTTTAAGAAGCAACCTTTAGCATGTATAATAGCCATTATCACCTGCATGATATTTCTAAAAATGGCTGTAGCCGTTGATCAAGGTCATGAATTCAAGCCATTCCTCCGACCCCCAAGATACAAACTCCAATCCTTCACTCAGCTCGACTACAAAATGCTCGACTTTAGTCAATCCAAACTCGCACAATCTTTGAAACATGCCTTCCAGTCTACCAACATCTACAGAAGCTTTTCCACCCCATGCCTATCTAATTCTTCCACAGTAGAAGAAGAGTTTGGTCCCAATGCCAGAATTGAAATAATAGGGGGCCACACTGCACCAAGAGTACGTGCTCTGGTTGTGGAAGTTGCAATAGCCATAGCTTCTGGTGTCAATCCAGAGCCAGCATCTAATGGGCTTGGCGGTGCCTACTTTATGCGCTCTCGAGATGGTGATACTATAGCTGTTGCGAAGCCTATGGACGAGGAACCTCTAGCATTCAATAATCCAAAATGTTTTGGTGGGCGGATGTTAGGCCAACCTGGCATGAAACACTCCATTAGGATCGGTGAAGCAGGTCTTCGTGAAGCAGCAGCTTATCTTCTTGATCATGATGGTTTTTCCAGTGTCCCACCAACAGCATTGGTTAAATTTTCTCACGTCAAGTTCAACATGAATAACGTGGAAGCAGATTTGTCTCCGCCCCTTAAAATTGCATCACTTCAATGTTATGTGAAGCATGATTCTGATGCAGGAGATTTGGGCCCTTCAAGCTTCTCAGTCACTTCTGTACACCATATTGGTATTTTAGATGTGAGGCTAATGAATCTTGACAGACACGCGGGGAATATTCTTGTGAAGCAAGAGAAAGAGAATTATGCTGGGGGGAATGCCGAGTTAGTTCCCATTGACCATGGGTTTTGCTTGCCTGAGTCACTCGAAGATCCATATTTCGAATGGCTGCACTGGCCTCAATCTTCGATACCATTTTCTGAGTCCGAAGTTGAGTACATATCTGGTCTCGATCCGTTTAAAGACGCAGAGCTGCTAAGAACTGAGCTTCCATTAATTCGAGAGTCTTCCATCCGAGTTCTTGTGCTCTGTACGATCTTTCTGAAGCAAGCAACCAAATTTAGGCTATGTCTTGCTGACATAGGTGAAATGATGACTCGAGAATTTCATGGAGGGGAAGAGAATTGGAGCACGTTGGAGATTCTATGTTTAAATGCTAAAGTCAACCTGAATGATAGAAATTGTGATGATAATACCAGGGATAATCAAAATGTAGAAGAAGTTAATGAGATGTTCCAATTTGACGATGACGAAGATGAAATGAAAGAAGACCTCGACAAAGATTCAGGCTTCCCCCAAATGTTACATAAACCCCCCCTAAAAGGTGAGCCACCACTAGTTCCAAAATTCTCATCGATGAGTGCATTAGATGTTCCTTCATCGTTTCACTTGAATAAGAGGGAAGATTGTGACAAAGTCCTTGAGAAGAACACCTATTTGGATAATAATTCTTCGAATGAAGATGAACACCAGGACGATAATCTTAAATCCAGTGGATTGATGCGGAGCCTGAGTTGCGCTGTACCAAATTATAGCCATGATGTTCAGGTTATTTCTTTCGAGGAAATGAACGAGGAAGAATGGCAGTTGTTCTTGGAGAGTTTTGAAAGACTTTTGCCCGAGGCATTCGAGGGAAGGTCTATGTGCTCATCTAAGCAAAGATTGGGATCTTCTTGTGAGTTTTGAAGAGATAATCCGAAGATCAAGAATCACGTGAGTAGTGTCAAGTAACCATGTATATTAGCACCATGGAATATGACTTTCTGTATGTTGTAGATACAAGATTCTTATGTGGGAGGAAAAGTGATAGGCAACAAGACATCCTTTCCTCCCTCGCTTGTTTTTGCATGTTTCGTTTTCAATCTTACTCACCTTATGATATAGTTTAGAAGGTAGAGATTTCTTTTTCGTTTAGACTGTACATGAATTGAT
Proteins encoded:
- the LOC140959130 gene encoding transcription elongation factor SPT6 homolog isoform X7 gives rise to the protein MGGRTAEEKLKRSLFGDDNGQPLEDIAEEDEQAEEEEDVDMGEEDEMADFIVDEEEVDEHGAPVRGKKPKKSKQRPGISSYALQEAHEIFGDVEDLLRIRKLEVRDTYGETGERSLEDQFDPSVLSDKYMTEKDDRIREIDIPERTQISEESTGQPAIDELSVELEREWIFNQLVGGVVPFMNKRGSAAEDLNEVKSHIARFLELMHGQKLDIPFIAMYRKEEIFSLLQEPDEPEADIQNDPNWRATLKWHKVLWTIHDLDKKWLLLQKRKSALQLYYKKRFEEELRRVYDETRLTLNQQLFESVSKSLKAADSERELDDVDSKFNLHFPPGEVVLDEGQFKRPKRRSQYSICSKAGLWEVANKFGYSSEQFGLQISLEKMRMDELEDAKETPEEMASNFTCAMFETSQAVLKGARHMAAVEISCEPCVRRHVRSIFMENALVSTSPTSDGNVAIDSFHQFAGVKWLRDKPLTRFEDATWLLVQKAEEEKLLQVTIKLPEVVLDKLISDSNDYYLSDGVSRSAQLWNEQRKLILHDAFYNFLLPSMEKEARSFLTTRAKTWLLWQFGKLLWDKVSVAPFQQKENDVNTDEEAAPRVMACCWGPGKPATTFVMLDAAGEILDVLNAPSLSLSNQNVNAQQHKRNDQQRVQKFMMDHQPHVVALGAANLSCTRLKEDIYEIIFKMVEDNPRDVGHDMDNLNIFYGDESLPHLYENSRISVDQLPSQEGIIRRSVALGRCLQNPLAMVATLCGPGREILSWKLHPLENFLTPDEKYGKVEQVMVDITNQVGLDINLASSHEWLFAPLQFISGLGPRKAASLQRSLVRAGAIFTRKDLLTHHGLGKKVFINAVGFLRVRRSGLTSSSTQFIDLLDDTRIHPEFYGLAQELAKDIYREDVNDDVNDDDDMLEMAIEHVREKPQLLRAVDVHEYADQKNRLNRKETLNDIRLELIEGFQDRRRPYVEPSQDDEFYMISGETEETLSEGRIVQATVRRIQPQRAICVLESGLTGMLTKEDCADDWRDINELSDKLHEGDIITCKIKSIQKNRYQVFLTCRENEMRNNRLQNHRSMDPYYHEERSATHTEQEKAHKEKELAKKHLKPRIIVHPRFQNITSDEAVEFLSDKDPGESVICPNAHGPTHLTLTLKIYDGVYANKDIVEGGKEHKDITSLLRIGKTLKIGEDTFEDLDEVMDRYVDQLVAHLKAMLNYRKFRRGTKYEVDELLKIEKSENPMRIVYCFGISHEHPGTFILTYIKGSNPHHDYIGLYPKGFKFRKRMFEDIDRLVAYFQRHIDDPLDSSPSIRSVAAMVPMRSPATGGSSGFGGGCSGSAQVDEWRVGQCMDRDRTSRTGRGEYRNGGGQEGHPSRAPRLYGNRGRLRERGSCGQGRQVGVTKVVMAERFRSALIVEASSVADGVVSNASASSIPPSGSSEKSVAVDKTPFGIQASV